Genomic window (Frankiaceae bacterium):
GTCGGGCTGCCCTACCGCGTCGTCGGCGGCGTCCGCTTCTACGAGCGCCGTGAGGTCCGCGACCTGCTGGCGTACCTCCGGGTGCTGGTCAACCCCGCCGACACGGTGAGCCTGAGGCGGATCCTCAACGTCCCCAAGCGCGGCCTCGGCGACGTCGCGGAGGCGTGCGTGGAGGCGTTCGCGACGCGGGAGCGCATCACGTGGGTCGAGGCGCTCGAACGCTGCGACGAGGTCCCACGCCTCAACACCCGCGCCGCCAAGAGCATCAAGGAGTTCACCGCGATGCTCGCGGAGCTGCGCGCGATGGTCGAGGCCGGTAGCGGCCCCTCGGAGGTGCTCGAACGCGCCCTCGTCGTCACCGGCTACCTCGCCGAGCTGGAGGCCGACGAGGCCAACCCGATCGAGGCCGAGGGCCGCATCGAGAACCTCCAGGAGCTCGTCAGCGTCGCGCGGGAGTTCGAGGAGCGCGTCGAGGGCGGCGGCGTCCAGGAGTTCCTCGAGCAGGTCTCGCTCGTGGCCGACGCCGACGAGATCGACACGTCCGCGGGCGTCGTGACGCTCATGACGCTGCACAACGCGAAGGGCCTGGAGTTCCCCGTCGTGTTCCTCACGGGCCTGGAGGACGGCGTCTTCCCGCACATGCGCGCCCTCGGCGACACCGCCGAGCTGGAGGAGGAACGCCGCCTCGCCTACGTCGGAATCACCCGCGCCCGCGAGCGCCTCTACCTCTCGCGTTCGCTGTGGCGCTCGGCGTGGGGGCAGGGCGGGTCCAACCCGCCGTCGCGCTTCCTCGACGAGATCCCGCCGGAGCTCGTGGAGTGGACGGGCCGGCCCGAGCCGGCGATGGCGACCATGGCCCGGACGATCTCCTCGGGTGGTGGCCGGCCCACCGCGCGCCCCGGCGTCGGCCTGCGGCCGATCGTCAACGTCGCCCCCGGTGACCGCGTCAACCACGACGCGTTCGGCCTCGGCACCGTCGTCGCGACCGGCGGCGTGGGCGACTCGGCCGAGGCGACGATCGCGTTCGGCGGCGACGTCGGCACCAAGCGCCTGCTGCTGCGCTACGCCCCCGTGGAGAAGCTCTAACACCCTTGACCCGCAACGACTTTGTGTTGCAAAGTCACTTTGCACCGCAAAGCGCGGAGCCACAAGGAGGGGACCCTACATGTCCGTGTCAGACCTCGTCGGCGAGATCGAGGGCGTACGCCGGCGCACCCGCCGCGCGTCGTCCGGCGCCGCCGTGCCGCTCGCCCTGCTCGGCCTGCTCGTCGCACTCGCCGCGCCGGTCTACGCGCTGGCGTCCGACAGCAACACGTTCTACGGCCCCGGCCCCGCGTACGGCGAGCTGACGCTGCCGCTGGCGGAGCCGACGTTCCTCGACCGGCTGCTGTGGGTCCACTCCACCAGCACGCGCTACGACGGCATCGGCTGGTACTGGCTGCTCGCCGCGCCGCTGGCGTTCGCGGCCATCGCGGCGTACTACCACCTGCGCGCGCGGCGCACCGGCCTGTCGATCGACGGCTGGCGGGTCGCGGCCGTCGGCGGGGTCGTGTTCGGCGCGCTGGTCGCGACGATGGCGTACGGCGCCCTCGCGAACGCCGGCTGGGGCTTCGGCGACGGCATCCGCCCCGGCGACCTCGTCAGCCCGTTCCTCGTCGTGGCCCTCGGCGTGTTCGTGCTCGCATGGGTGGAGCGCAGCGTCACCGCGGCGGTCGCCGGTGTCGCCTACGTCGCCGCGCTCGGCTTCGGGCACTGGGCGACGTTCGAGTCGCAGCTCAACAACGGGTGGCAGGGCCCGTTCTCGTGGGGGTTCATGGTCCTGTGGCTCGGCGTCGTGCTGCTGGTCGCCGCGGGCGTCGCGGGCCTGGCGCAGCGGACCCGGCGGGCATGACGACGGACGAGCACCCGCTCACCGACCTCGACGAGCTGGTCCACCAGCGCGCGCGGCTCGGCATCCTCGCGATGCTGCGGGAGGCGGCGAAGGTCGACTTCGTACGGCTCCGCGACACGCTGGGCCTGACCGACGGCAACCTCGCGCGGCACCTCCAGGTGCTCAGCGAGGCGGGGCTGGTCAGCACGAAGAAGGCCCAGTCCCGCACGTGGGTCAGCCTGACGGCGGCGGGCAGGAAGGCGTTCGACAAGGAGCTGGCCGCGCTCCGCGCGCTGGTGGAGCGGTTCGGCTAGACCCGGACGCCGCGGGAGCGCAGGAACGGGATCGGGTTGATCGTCCCGCTCCCGATCCGGACCTCGAAGTGCAGGTGCGGGCCGGTGGAGCGGCCCTCGGAGCCGACGTACGCGATGACCTGGCCGGCCGAGACGCGCTGGCCCTGGCGGACGACGGTGCGGGACATGTGGCCGTACGCCGTCGTGTGGCCGGTCGCGTGCTTGATGGTGACGAGGCGGCCGTAGCCGCTCTGCGGGCCGGCGAACGACACGTAGCCGGCCGCGGCGGCGAAGATCGGGGAGCCGTACGACGCGCCGAAGTCGATGCCGCGGTGCATCCGGCCCCAGCGCATGCCGTAGCCGGAGGTCAGGGAGCCGCCGCAGGGGCGGACCCAGCGCGCCACGGGGGCTGCCTTGCGGACGGCTGCGCGCGACGCGCGCTTGGCGGGCTTCTTCGCGGGAGCCTTGCGGACGACGCTCTTGTGCGTGGCCGGCGCGACGACCGCGCCCCGCTCGGGGACCTCGACGACGGCCGTGCTCGCGAACGGCGCCACCCCGGCCAGGGAGGCGGTCGACGCACCCGGCGCCGACACCTCGTGGCCCACCACGGCGAGCGCGACGGC
Coding sequences:
- a CDS encoding transcriptional regulator, giving the protein MTTDEHPLTDLDELVHQRARLGILAMLREAAKVDFVRLRDTLGLTDGNLARHLQVLSEAGLVSTKKAQSRTWVSLTAAGRKAFDKELAALRALVERFG
- a CDS encoding M23 family metallopeptidase, with translation MRSRPLFVRHAVPRVVRRAGLLVPLAVAVALAVVGHEVSAPGASTASLAGVAPFASTAVVEVPERGAVVAPATHKSVVRKAPAKKPAKRASRAAVRKAAPVARWVRPCGGSLTSGYGMRWGRMHRGIDFGASYGSPIFAAAAGYVSFAGPQSGYGRLVTIKHATGHTTAYGHMSRTVVRQGQRVSAGQVIAYVGSEGRSTGPHLHFEVRIGSGTINPIPFLRSRGVRV